The Pirellulales bacterium nucleotide sequence AAATACCCTCCAGAGAAAGAGAGGTTGAAAATACCTCTCCGGTGCTACACTTTAGCGGAGGGAATTATGCACGCCGTCGGCCAAATGCAAAATGAGCGAAAAATCATGCTGGCAATTCTGTTCACTGTGCTCATGCTCGCCTGGTGGAAGGCCTACACGGCGGCGGCTCAATTTGCGGCCAAGCTGATTCAACCGGGCGAAAACACGCAGCAAAAAACCATCGAAGTAGGCAACCGGCAGCGAACCTATTATCTACACGTGCCGGAAAACTTATCCGCCGAACAACCCGCACCGTTGGTTTTGGTATTCCACGGTGGCGGCGGCAACGCCTTGGGCATGGAACGGTATCTCACCGATTTCAGCAAACTGGCCGATCAAGAGCACTTTCTGGTCGCGTACCCGGAGGGCGTCGACAAAAGCTGGAACGATGGCCGCGGCACTCCCTCCACCAGCGCCGCCAATGAAAACGTCGACGACTTGGCGTTCTTCATGGCCATGCTCGAGACAATCTCCAAGCAGCATCCCGTCGATCCGCGCCGCATTTTTGCCACCGGCATTTCCAACGGCGCTATTTTCTCGCATTATCTGGCGGCCAACCACGCCGATAAAATCGCCGCCATCGCGCCGGTTGTGGGCAGCATTGCCGATCCATTTTACAAGCAATTCAAACCGTCGCAGCCCGTGTCAGTCCTAATCCTCCAAGGGACAAAAGATCCACTGGTGCCCTACGATGGCGGCCCAGTCGGCCAAGGCAAGCTTGGCGATCGCGGCAAAGTCATCGCC carries:
- a CDS encoding PHB depolymerase family esterase, translating into MHAVGQMQNERKIMLAILFTVLMLAWWKAYTAAAQFAAKLIQPGENTQQKTIEVGNRQRTYYLHVPENLSAEQPAPLVLVFHGGGGNALGMERYLTDFSKLADQEHFLVAYPEGVDKSWNDGRGTPSTSAANENVDDLAFFMAMLETISKQHPVDPRRIFATGISNGAIFSHYLAANHADKIAAIAPVVGSIADPFYKQFKPSQPVSVLILQGTKDPLVPYDGGPVGQGKLGDRGKVIATDDAVKLWVQADGCQTQPVEDALPDSDPDDGCTVMRFTYGHGKNGTEVVLYKIEGGGHTWPGGPQYFPQFLIGPVCRDVDATQVIWDF